Genomic window (Stigmatella erecta):
AGCATGGTGCGGGCGGCGGGCGGCCGTTGGCCGGTGGAAGAGTGCTTCGAGTCGGCCAAGGGCGAGGTGGGCTTGGACGACTACGAGGTGCGCAGTTACATTGGCTGGTACCGCCACGTGACGCTGTGCTTGGTGGCGCACGCGTTCTTGGCCGCGGCGCGGGTGCTCGCCAACACCCAGGAGGCGATTCTGCTCCCAAAAGCGCTGGGCCTGAGGCGCCGCCCGAGCCGGATGTCCCGGTTTCGCCGGCGCCAGGGCCTGGGCTCATTCGCTTCTCGGTCCAAGAACTCAGACGGTTGCTGCTGAGAATCGCCTGGGGAATGAAACCGGTCCTTGACTTCGTCCTACGCTGGAGCCGCTGGAGCCGCCGTCATCAAGCCATCGCCAAGCTTTGTCATTACCGGCGTAGGAACCCGCGACTCAAAGTGCAACTGTAGTACTAACCTTGGGGTTGAGTCCTTCCATGGCGGAAGTTTTTCCGGAGGAGTTGGGGCCGACAAGGACGGTGAGCGGGGTGAGCGTCATGCTCACGTCCCGCAGTGCCCGGAAGTACTTGAAGTGGACCGATGTAATCACGGGAACATTTTACCAGCCCCGTGCCCAAACGCCCGCTTTCACGCGTGCAGCGTGGGGGGGCGCTCGCTCTCCAGCGGGAAGGTGAGGAAGGGCGAGTCGAGCGGCACCTTCTCCAGCGACTCCAGCCGCTCGAATTCCACCGCGTCGTGGGCGCTGAAGACCGTCACCTCGGAGCCGTGGCCCTTCACCAGCGCGCGCAGCCGCTCCTGGTTGTACAGGCGCTGGCGCCGGTTCTTCTCCATGAACGTCTGGTAGAAGCGCAGGCCCGGCGGGCACCGCCGCTTGTCCACGTCCATCTCCCGGTGGTGGAAGTACGCATCCCCCGCGTGCAGCAGCCACCGGCCCCCCACCTGGAGCGCGATGCCCGAGTGCCCCACCGTGTGGCCCTGCAAGGGCACGAGGAGCAATTCCGG
Coding sequences:
- a CDS encoding AAA family ATPase → MITSVHFKYFRALRDVSMTLTPLTVLVGPNSSGKTSAMEGLNPKVSTTVAL